A genomic window from Pecten maximus chromosome 2, xPecMax1.1, whole genome shotgun sequence includes:
- the LOC117322059 gene encoding lysosomal thioesterase PPT2-A-like, with product MTSLLFMTLFEVIRLCLCYKPVIYMHGILASPDEVKPLAAFIEKAHPGTNVTTIDAFSGYQSLQPLWTQIYKIQGIVVDIMKDHPDGVHLICFSQGGLLCRGLLSVTRHNVDTFISLSSPQAGQYGDTAYLRYLFPHFIKEEIYRYFYTSSGQQWSVGNYWHDPHHEELYRNQSVYLALLDNDTNSAHNKDYKENFLRLKNLVLIGGPHDQVITPWQSSQFGFFNGTEDILEMRKQRFYLQDSFGLKTLDRRKAIHTYTIPGIEHVMWYRDQKVFDCCIKSWLT from the exons ATGACAAGTCTACTGTTTATGACGTTGTTTGAAGTCATTAGATTATGTCTATGTTACAAACCCGTCATTTACATGCACGGAATTCTTGCTTCACCTGATGAAGTCAAACCACTCGCCGCTTTTATTGAAAAG GCTCACCCAGGGACCAATGTGACAACTATTGATGCATTCAGCGGATACCAGAGCTTGCAGCCATTATGGACCCAAATATATAAAATCCAAGGCATAGTCGTGGACATCATGAAGGATCATCCAGACGGAGTTCATCTCATATGCTTTTCACAGG GTGGACTTCTTTGTCGGGGTCTGCTGTCTGTAACTAGACACAATGTTGATACATTTATATCCCTGAGTTCACCACAGGCGGGTCAATATGGAG ACACCGCCTATCTGAGATATTTATTTCCACACTTTATTAAAGAAGAAATTTACAG GTATTTCTACACAAGTTCTGGACAACAGTGGTCTGTTGGTAACTATTGGCATG ATCCACACCACGAGGAACTGTACAGAAATCAGTCTGTCTATCTGGCTCTTTTGGACAATGATACAAACTCGGCACACAATAAAg ATTACAAAGAAAATTTTCTGCGTCTGAAGAATCTTGTGTTAATCGGTGGACCTCACGATCAAGTGATTACTCCATGGCAGTCAAG TCAATTTGGATTCTTCAATGGAACAGAAGATATCCTGGAGATGAGGAAACAGAGG TTTTACTTACAGGACTCTTTCGGGTTGAAGACGTTGGACAGAAGAAAAGCAATCCATACTTACACTATACCAGGTATCGAACACGTAATGTGGTATAGGGATCAGAAGGTGTTCGACTGTTGTATCAAATCCTGGCTCACGTAA
- the LOC117322061 gene encoding uncharacterized protein LOC117322061, with amino-acid sequence MAEMTSTDVVYYAQKLQSLLLAHDNAAKQVNFLDDQLTRLDRQLFLSTLDDAHSLVLHLLTRKSIIQGVRRMFDQYRSTKNRQVQELSALVLTSLGGDPDLEMPATSGRTVETDELARMSTTNYSILWRGV; translated from the exons ATGGCTGAGATGACCTCTACTGATGTTGTGTACTACGCCCAGAAACTCCAGAGTCTGTTACTGGCCCACGACAACGCTGCCAAGCAGGTCAACTTCTTAG ATGACCAGTTGACCCGCCTTGACCGACAACTTTTCCTATCCACACTTGACGATGCCCACAGCCTTGTTCTCCACCTACTGACCCGCAAGTCCATCATCCAGGGTGTCCGCAGGATGTTTGACCAGTACCGATCCACGAAGAATCGCCAGGTCCaggagttatctgcccttgtcCTCACTTCCCTGGGAGGAGACCCAGACTTGGAGATGCCAGCCACATCGGGAAGGACCGTGGAGACTGACGAGCTAGCCAGGATGTCTACGACCAACTACAGCATTCTCTGGAGGGGCGTGTGA